In Actinacidiphila yeochonensis CN732, a genomic segment contains:
- a CDS encoding RNA polymerase subunit sigma-70 codes for MSAKMHKSGETACVESMHAHAPGAGGRPGAPRPRRKPDGGAGTRTPGTATATATATATATNAKPRDPEPDSTPAPNSGSGSGSAGIEQHLEAHRTELTGYCHRMLGSVFEAEDAVQETMVRAWRAAEGFEGRSSLRSWLYRIATNVCLDSLSAGRRRARPMDLSPASGADAVLPGRPADDGWAGRVEPLPDERGPESGGDPADVVVARESIRLAFVAALQHLPPKQRAVLILREVLAWRAAETAKLLGTTVPSVNSALQRARATLAASGAAAGTRQGSPTAAAAGLDEGRQALLDRYVDAFERYDLDLLTSLLHEDATLAVPPRARWSRGRERIRGRREASAAGARGRRPSPRAAGPVSPSPAAYEGGRAAPGPAVPPRPRRRFGDADSAAPPSCIRGHLAASLRPPGARATARPTRRPEVRRSRARRPTDPACLERPASPEHPAAAGTELTSHHGGFSSTAAARHGAARTTSHQSVIGRVRESRAVTREGACSRRVSAVCRGSWGDDVALGWDYGASPRAHPVPGAYAATRVERRTTATEDGGGTAARGSARRRVGSGSRPTATDVRWFGPPVRTGPPACRDGRQMRAGAGGA; via the coding sequence ATGAGTGCGAAGATGCACAAAAGCGGCGAAACGGCGTGCGTCGAGTCCATGCACGCCCATGCACCTGGAGCGGGCGGGCGGCCCGGCGCGCCGAGGCCACGACGGAAGCCCGACGGCGGCGCCGGCACCCGCACCCCCGGCACCGCCACCGCCACCGCCACCGCCACCGCCACCGCCACCAACGCCAAACCCCGTGACCCCGAACCCGACTCCACCCCCGCACCCAACTCCGGCTCCGGCTCCGGCTCTGCGGGTATCGAGCAGCACCTCGAAGCGCATCGGACCGAACTGACCGGCTATTGCCACCGGATGCTCGGCTCGGTCTTCGAGGCCGAGGACGCCGTGCAGGAGACCATGGTGCGCGCCTGGCGGGCCGCCGAGGGCTTCGAGGGCCGCTCCTCGCTGCGCTCGTGGCTCTACCGGATCGCCACCAACGTCTGCCTGGACAGCCTGAGCGCGGGGCGCCGCCGGGCCCGTCCTATGGACCTCTCCCCCGCCTCCGGGGCCGATGCCGTCCTGCCGGGGCGCCCCGCGGACGACGGGTGGGCCGGGCGGGTGGAGCCGCTGCCGGACGAACGCGGGCCGGAGTCGGGCGGCGACCCGGCGGACGTGGTGGTCGCGCGCGAGTCGATCCGCCTGGCCTTCGTCGCCGCCCTCCAGCACCTGCCGCCGAAGCAGCGGGCGGTGCTGATCCTGCGTGAGGTGCTGGCCTGGCGGGCCGCGGAGACGGCGAAGCTGCTGGGCACCACCGTCCCCTCGGTCAACAGCGCGCTCCAGCGGGCCCGGGCCACGCTGGCCGCGTCCGGCGCGGCCGCCGGCACCCGGCAGGGGTCCCCGACCGCGGCCGCCGCCGGGCTGGACGAAGGGCGGCAGGCGCTGCTGGACCGCTACGTCGACGCGTTCGAGCGGTACGACCTCGACCTGCTGACCAGCCTGCTCCACGAGGACGCCACGCTGGCCGTGCCGCCCCGCGCGCGGTGGTCGCGCGGCCGGGAGCGGATACGGGGCCGGCGGGAGGCGTCGGCGGCCGGCGCGCGCGGCCGGCGCCCGTCCCCGCGCGCGGCGGGCCCGGTGTCGCCCAGCCCCGCCGCGTACGAGGGCGGGCGAGCAGCCCCTGGCCCGGCGGTCCCGCCCCGCCCGCGACGACGGTTCGGGGACGCCGACTCGGCTGCACCGCCCAGCTGTATCCGGGGGCACCTCGCGGCGTCGCTCCGACCCCCCGGCGCCCGCGCGACCGCCCGCCCGACCCGACGTCCAGAAGTTCGACGTTCGCGGGCCCGGCGTCCAACGGACCCGGCGTGCCTGGAGCGTCCGGCGAGTCCCGAGCATCCGGCGGCAGCAGGAACAGAACTGACGTCTCATCATGGCGGGTTCTCCTCAACGGCCGCAGCCCGCCACGGTGCGGCGCGCACCACTTCGCACCAGTCCGTGATAGGACGCGTGCGAGAGTCGCGGGCCGTCACCCGCGAAGGTGCGTGTTCACGGCGTGTTTCGGCGGTTTGCCGGGGAAGCTGGGGGGATGACGTGGCCCTCGGGTGGGATTATGGGGCCAGTCCGCGCGCGCATCCGGTGCCGGGCGCATATGCGGCGACGCGGGTGGAAAGGCGGACCACGGCGACAGAGGATGGTGGCGGGACAGCAGCACGCGGCAGCGCACGGCGGCGGGTCGGCAGCGGATCGCGGCCGACGGCCACGGACGTACGGTGGTTCGGGCCGCCCGTACGGACAGGCCCGCCCGCGTGTCGCGACGGGCGGCAGATGCGGGCCGGCGCGGGCGGCGCCTGA
- a CDS encoding aminoglycoside phosphotransferase family protein — protein MADAVFTQERAREVLDAAGHPEADLLSFGENAVFGAGRLVIKVGRGAHLLDRARREVRTADWLAKHDVPAVRSAESEVRLVEGHPITYWQRLPESLRPAVTVDAAPLLKLVHALPEPDFGLPPRDLLGGVERWLRAGGEAVDPADAAYLRQRRDEFARASASLTPHLPRGPIHGDALPRNIHIGPDGPVLVDLETFSSDLREHDLVVQVLSRDRYGVPASEYETFAEAYGWDVTGWDGYEALRGARETAGCAWVAQHARANPAARTEFRRRVASLRADDTSVRWYSF, from the coding sequence ATGGCGGACGCGGTGTTCACGCAGGAGCGTGCGCGGGAGGTGCTGGACGCGGCCGGCCACCCGGAGGCGGATCTGCTCTCCTTCGGGGAGAACGCGGTCTTCGGCGCCGGGCGGCTGGTGATCAAGGTGGGCCGGGGCGCGCACCTGCTGGACCGGGCGCGCCGGGAGGTGCGGACCGCCGACTGGCTGGCCAAGCACGACGTGCCGGCGGTGCGTTCGGCGGAGTCCGAGGTGCGGCTGGTCGAGGGGCACCCGATCACCTACTGGCAGCGGTTGCCGGAGTCGCTGCGGCCCGCGGTGACGGTGGACGCGGCACCGCTGCTGAAGCTGGTGCACGCGCTGCCGGAACCGGACTTCGGGCTGCCGCCCCGGGACCTGCTGGGCGGCGTCGAGCGGTGGCTGCGGGCGGGCGGCGAGGCCGTCGACCCGGCCGACGCCGCCTATCTGCGGCAGCGCCGGGACGAGTTCGCGCGAGCCTCGGCCTCCCTCACGCCCCACCTGCCGCGCGGACCGATCCACGGCGACGCCCTGCCGCGCAACATCCACATCGGACCGGACGGCCCGGTCCTGGTGGACCTGGAGACGTTCTCCTCCGACCTGCGCGAGCACGACCTCGTCGTCCAGGTGCTGAGCCGGGACCGCTACGGGGTGCCCGCCTCCGAGTACGAGACCTTCGCCGAGGCGTACGGCTGGGACGTCACCGGCTGGGACGGCTACGAGGCGCTGCGCGGCGCCCGGGAGACCGCCGGCTGCGCCTGGGTGGCGCAGCACGCCCGCGCGAACCCGGCGGCCCGCACGGAGTTCCGCCGCCGGGTGGCCTCCCTACGGGCGGACGACACCTCGGTCCGCTGGTACTCCTTCTGA
- a CDS encoding ATP-grasp domain-containing protein yields MQFQRYVPGVDLRVHTVAGEAFATRVDTDRVDYRYARLDGGRARFTPFDLPDELAERCVSLAARLGLDLAGIDLILPDDPDDGGPYCLEVNPSPAFSYYESLTGQPISRAIAHALERGQGVPAG; encoded by the coding sequence GTGCAGTTCCAGCGCTACGTCCCCGGGGTCGACCTCCGGGTGCACACGGTGGCCGGCGAGGCCTTCGCCACCCGTGTGGACACCGACCGCGTGGACTACCGGTACGCACGGCTCGACGGCGGCCGAGCCCGGTTCACCCCGTTCGACCTGCCCGACGAACTGGCCGAGCGGTGCGTGTCCCTCGCCGCCCGGCTCGGCCTCGACCTCGCCGGCATCGACCTGATCCTGCCCGACGACCCCGACGACGGCGGCCCCTACTGCCTGGAGGTCAACCCGAGCCCGGCCTTCAGCTACTACGAGTCGCTCACCGGGCAGCCGATCTCCCGCGCCATCGCGCACGCGCTGGAACGCGGGCAGGGCGTCCCGGCGGGCTGA